GTGCAATAGCGGTCTTCAAGACCGGTGTTTCTAAGGCAAGGGAAATAATGAATAAGAACAGTGACATGAAAGTAGGCGCCTGGTGGGATATACTCGTTTATCTTATTCCGGTATGGTTCGTTCTTCTTCTTGGATGGTGGATCTATCAGTCGATCACCTGGTATCCCAAAGATTGGTGGAATCCTAACCCGTTCACTCATACCTA
This genomic stretch from Synergistota bacterium harbors:
- a CDS encoding sodium-dependent transporter; translation: AIAVFKTGVSKAREIMNKNSDMKVGAWWDILVYLIPVWFVLLLGWWIYQSITWYPKDWWNPNPFTHTYSVGTIIVQWAIAFIVIYLLNDWFAKTAKYEHTDIGETYEK